In a genomic window of Desulfobacterales bacterium:
- a CDS encoding winged helix-turn-helix transcriptional regulator yields the protein MQNFTKIMKSLSDPIRVKILKMLQRKAMCVCEIQHALKTAQSTTSKHLKILESSGLIISKKNGLWVNYCIADGSSSPYAASLLGNLRHWLEDEPEIIELMNILPDINRENLVN from the coding sequence ATGCAAAATTTTACAAAAATTATGAAATCATTATCAGACCCAATTCGAGTAAAGATATTAAAAATGCTTCAAAGGAAAGCAATGTGTGTATGTGAAATTCAACATGCTCTTAAAACAGCTCAATCTACCACGAGCAAGCATTTAAAAATACTTGAATCTTCGGGTTTAATAATTTCCAAGAAAAACGGTTTATGGGTTAATTATTGTATCGCTGATGGTTCGAGCAGTCCTTATGCGGCATCATTGCTTGGCAATTTACGGCATTGGTTAGAAGACGAACCAGAAATAATAGAGTTAATGAATATCCTGCCAGATATTAATAGAGAAAATTTAGTGAATTAA
- a CDS encoding permease — translation MKERTKLAYLIILYLMAYFIPWDSSIIRQSGLEAFMMLQEYAKEHVLTCLIPAFFIAGAISVFVSQAAVLKYFGAQAKRIVAYSVASVSGTILAVCSCTVLPLFAGIYMRGAGIGPATAFLYSGPAINVLAITLTAKILGWELGIARAVGAVVFSVVIGLLMAFIFRKDDAKRTAGQIYVPDEDAKERTLFQDSIYIFTMVLILIFAAFAKPALGSTGLWAMIFSVKWYITGFLLIALAVMLKAWFTKDECKNWVDSTWGFMKQIFPLLAGGVLVAGFLLGRPGHTALIPEQYIQSLLGGNSLWANLFASVAGALMYFATLTEVPILQGLIGSGMGKGPALALLLAGPALSLPNMLVINGILGFKKTLTFVILIVIMATISGLIFGAIF, via the coding sequence ATGAAAGAAAGAACAAAATTAGCGTATTTGATAATTTTATATTTGATGGCGTATTTTATACCTTGGGATAGTTCTATAATTAGACAGTCTGGGCTTGAAGCGTTTATGATGCTTCAGGAATATGCAAAAGAGCATGTTTTAACCTGTCTAATTCCAGCTTTTTTTATTGCTGGCGCTATATCCGTATTTGTATCGCAAGCGGCTGTGCTCAAATATTTTGGTGCTCAAGCAAAAAGAATTGTAGCTTATTCGGTTGCGTCTGTTTCAGGAACAATATTAGCGGTATGCTCCTGCACAGTATTGCCTCTTTTTGCCGGCATATACATGCGAGGCGCAGGAATTGGACCCGCTACTGCTTTTTTATATTCAGGACCTGCTATAAATGTTTTAGCTATAACCCTTACAGCAAAAATTTTAGGATGGGAACTTGGCATAGCCAGAGCTGTTGGAGCTGTCGTTTTTTCAGTAGTTATAGGATTGTTAATGGCTTTTATTTTTAGAAAAGATGATGCTAAAAGAACAGCTGGGCAAATTTATGTTCCTGACGAAGATGCAAAAGAGCGGACTTTATTTCAAGATTCAATATACATATTTACTATGGTTTTAATTTTAATTTTTGCCGCTTTTGCTAAACCAGCTCTCGGTTCAACAGGGCTTTGGGCTATGATTTTTTCGGTTAAATGGTATATTACAGGATTTTTGTTAATCGCTTTAGCTGTAATGCTTAAAGCATGGTTCACAAAAGACGAATGTAAAAACTGGGTAGATTCAACATGGGGATTTATGAAGCAGATATTTCCTCTTCTTGCCGGAGGAGTATTAGTAGCCGGCTTTTTACTTGGAAGACCAGGTCATACAGCATTAATTCCTGAGCAATATATTCAATCTTTATTAGGCGGAAATTCACTATGGGCAAATTTATTCGCATCAGTTGCTGGGGCTTTAATGTATTTTGCTACTTTAACAGAAGTTCCGATTCTTCAAGGCTTAATTGGCTCAGGCATGGGAAAAGGACCAGCTTTAGCTCTTCTGCTTGCAGGACCGGCTCTTTCATTGCCTAATATGTTAGTTATTAACGGGATATTAGGATTTAAAAAAACCTTAACATTTGTAATAT